A section of the Castanea sativa cultivar Marrone di Chiusa Pesio chromosome 12, ASM4071231v1 genome encodes:
- the LOC142620724 gene encoding uncharacterized protein LOC142620724, whose protein sequence is MGLGSSRMESGSPLDPDSNYTSIRVDDSDEEISDRLVCPICFTNEKDLIFGCGHLGFQETRKLNEGELFLTLVDGSRIPIVAVGVVNIWFDSRVLILQDCLYILNVRRNLIFAIYLGKHGYCVILKDNIVIKKDKMFICSSNIVDGFYILTPDKHELYNSELDSSSHVKSLKRKFPYTNDAYL, encoded by the exons ATGGGCTTGGGGTCGTCAAGAATGGAATCAGGCTCTCCATTAGATCCGGATTCTAATTACACAAGTATACGTGTTGATGATTCGGACGAGGAAATAAGCGATCGCTTG GTTTGCCCTATTTGTTTTACGAATGAAAAGGACTTGATCTTTGGCTGTGGGCATCTG GGATTTCAGGAGACTAGAAAGCttaatgaaggggaattgtttcttactttggttgatgggagcaggattccgaTTGTAGCTGTTGGAGTTGTTAATATATGGTTTGATTCTAGAGTTCTAATATTGCAAGACTGTTTGTATATActtaatgttcgtaggaatttaatttttgcaatttatttaggtaaacatggatattgtgttatcctaaaagacaatattgtaataaagaaggataaaatgtttatctgttctagcaatattgtggatggtttttatattttaactcctgataagcatgaattatacaattctgaattagatagtagctctcatgtaaaatcattaaagagaaagtttccttatacaaatgatgcatatctttga